The following is a genomic window from Mycobacteriales bacterium.
GAACTCGCTGCCGAGGATCGCCAGCCCGAGAAAGATGATCACCCACCCGGGACCCGGCAGCGGGAGCAGCAGGATGCCGCCGGCGATGACCGCGGTCCCGACGATCGCGACCGCGCCGCGGTAGACCTGCCGCAGCACCGGGTGCGCCCGCACCCGGTCCCGCCAGGCCCGTATCCCGCCCGCGCGCCGCGTATCGCTCAGCTCAATCGCTCACAGTTCCGCTCGCGATGACCGCAGACGGCCGGGTGGGCGCCTGCCGGCCGGGCTCGTGACTGACCGCGTAGGCGGGGAAGCGGGCTCCGGCGTTTGTCGAGCGTACGACGGTGTCGTTGATGCCGTCCCGTGTCACGTCGAACGTCCCGATTGCCGTCGGGGATCCGTGCTTGGGCACCCCCCACAGCACGTAGACCGACGTCCGGGTGTCGTTCTCGGGCATCCGGACGGTGACCACGCGGAGCTTGTCGTCGCCTCCGACCACGGTCGCCATGGGCGCGCCGGCGGCGGTGGTGAGCTGGGCCCTGGGGACGCCCGGCCTGGTCACGTCGTGGACCGCGCGGGAGTACAGCTGCGCGAGGCTCGCCTGGTGGTCGCGGTCCCCTTGCAGGACGACGTTCCACACCCCGAGACCGACGACGACCGCCAGCACCGCGGCGGCCGCGGCCAGGACCCGCCCGCGACGCCACGCCGGAGTGCTCGCGCCCGGCGCGGGCGACGGGGTTGCGGCCGGCGGGATCGCCGGCGGCGGGGTCGCGGGCGGCCGGTGCTGCTGTGCCTCCTGCGGGGGCTGGGTCTCCTGCGGCTCCCGGGCCACCGCGCCCATGATCCGGTCGCGCAGCCCCGGCGGCGGCTCGTCCTCAGGGATCGCGCCGGCGATCTCGGTGAGGGCACCGGTGGTGGTCTGCACCGTGACGGTGCAGCGGGAGCATCCGCGCAGGTGCACGGCGAAGCTCTCCTCGTCGTCCGGCTCGAGCGCGTGCAGGGCCCACCCGACCGCGAGTTCGTCGAACTCGGCGTGCTCGTCGCGGGGGGCGTTCACGGGAGTGCTCCTTCGTCGTCCGCCGTACCGGCGGAGTCCGCCACGTCACCGAGCAGCGTGGCGAGCCGGCGCATGCCGGCCAGCATCCGGGTCTTGACCGTGCCCAAGGGTGCGCCGGTCAGCGCTGCGACCTCGCGTTGGGTGTAGCCGCCGAAGTAGGCCAGGCCGAGCGCCTCCCGCTGCACGCCGGGCAGCCCGCGCAGGGCCGCGCGCACCCGGTCCCCGCGCAGGCCGGTCCAGACCTGGTCCTCCACGCCCGGGACGTCGTGCTGCCGGGCGGCGTCGGCGCCGTCGGCGCTCTCGGCCCGCCGCCGGCGCAGCGTCTCCTCCCGGCGTACGGCGTCGACCGCCTTGTGATGGGTCATCGCGAGCAGCCAGGAGCCGAACGCCCCGCGGCCGGGATCGAACTTCCCCGGAGCCCGCCACACGGCGAGGAACACCTCCTGGACGACGTCTTCGGCGAAGGTGATGTCGGCCGTGATCCGGCGGGCCAGCGAGAAGCAGGGACGGCCATAACGGTCATAGAGGACGGCGAGGGCGTCCTGGTCACCGGCGCCGACGCGGGCGATCAGGTCGGCGTCGTCGACGCCGGCCTCGCCCGCGGGCGGCTCAGTCACCACTGCAGTCCTCACGTACCGTGTTCGGCGCCGACCGGAGGTCCGGTTCAGAGCACACGCTAGCGGGCGGGCCGATCGGGGTGATCCCACTTGCCGGATACGACCCGCCGCGCACCGCCACGGTCGGTCGTCAACCGGGCGCGGAGCACTAGCCTGGCCGTCGTGGGCCGAGGTCATCCCGGCGTCGCCCGGTCGCTACACGGGCGCCGTCTCCTCGCGACGCTGGCCGCCGGAGCGGTCCTCGCCGCCTGCTCCACCCCTTCT
Proteins encoded in this region:
- a CDS encoding anti-sigma factor; translation: MNAPRDEHAEFDELAVGWALHALEPDDEESFAVHLRGCSRCTVTVQTTTGALTEIAGAIPEDEPPPGLRDRIMGAVAREPQETQPPQEAQQHRPPATPPPAIPPAATPSPAPGASTPAWRRGRVLAAAAAVLAVVVGLGVWNVVLQGDRDHQASLAQLYSRAVHDVTRPGVPRAQLTTAAGAPMATVVGGDDKLRVVTVRMPENDTRTSVYVLWGVPKHGSPTAIGTFDVTRDGINDTVVRSTNAGARFPAYAVSHEPGRQAPTRPSAVIASGTVSD
- a CDS encoding sigma-70 family RNA polymerase sigma factor, whose translation is MTEPPAGEAGVDDADLIARVGAGDQDALAVLYDRYGRPCFSLARRITADITFAEDVVQEVFLAVWRAPGKFDPGRGAFGSWLLAMTHHKAVDAVRREETLRRRRAESADGADAARQHDVPGVEDQVWTGLRGDRVRAALRGLPGVQREALGLAYFGGYTQREVAALTGAPLGTVKTRMLAGMRRLATLLGDVADSAGTADDEGALP